The following proteins are co-located in the Dyadobacter chenwenxiniae genome:
- a CDS encoding AraC family transcriptional regulator has translation MKFQLSIIRDMIYEAVAHGVKLDELCRRTGVTAADLNDTDRLVDWEFAPHLWDDIVELTGDELIGLQMGRRMRPTAYGMIGFLLQTCKDVREVLHSISQYNETFSSIYTYTLELQPDRAVLYMEPDALWAAKYPTSARQASDIGKSSAVYILRTLTGKKLTPVHAFFSHRRMHADGYRKVLECELTFNAPRDGLVFRRSDMDLAVLGHDVSLFALFENLLREKQKQLSADKSFSEIIRTSILSSFKGQIPPIDIIAAHLKMHTRTFQRRLSAEKMSYRSVCNNLRRELALAIIAQSDKSISEIAELLGYADHTSFRRAFKNWTKSLPKTARVKDAVRT, from the coding sequence ATGAAGTTTCAATTGTCTATCATAAGGGACATGATTTATGAGGCTGTTGCTCACGGGGTCAAATTAGATGAGCTATGCAGGCGGACAGGCGTAACGGCGGCCGATCTTAACGACACTGACCGACTGGTTGACTGGGAATTTGCCCCGCATTTGTGGGACGATATCGTGGAGCTAACAGGCGACGAACTGATCGGCCTGCAAATGGGACGACGCATGCGGCCAACGGCATACGGGATGATTGGCTTTCTTTTGCAAACCTGCAAAGATGTAAGAGAGGTGCTCCATTCCATATCTCAATACAATGAGACGTTTTCTTCTATTTACACTTACACGCTCGAATTACAGCCCGACCGGGCAGTGCTGTATATGGAACCGGATGCATTGTGGGCTGCAAAATATCCAACGAGCGCCCGACAAGCCTCGGACATCGGAAAATCTTCTGCTGTTTACATTTTGAGGACTTTAACAGGTAAGAAGCTCACACCCGTTCATGCTTTTTTTTCGCATAGGAGAATGCATGCGGATGGGTACCGGAAAGTACTTGAATGTGAGCTTACATTCAACGCGCCAAGAGACGGCCTTGTTTTCCGGCGCAGTGATATGGACCTGGCTGTGCTCGGGCACGATGTTTCGCTGTTTGCTTTGTTTGAAAATCTGCTTCGGGAGAAGCAAAAACAACTTTCAGCAGACAAAAGCTTCTCAGAAATAATCAGAACGTCAATTTTGTCCAGCTTCAAAGGGCAAATACCACCGATTGACATTATCGCCGCCCACCTTAAAATGCACACCCGAACTTTTCAACGCAGGCTTTCTGCCGAGAAAATGAGTTACCGTTCGGTGTGCAATAATCTTCGCAGAGAACTTGCTTTGGCTATCATTGCACAATCTGACAAAAGCATTAGTGAAATTGCCGAACTGCTTGGTTATGCAGACCATACCAGCTTTCGGCGGGCCTTCAAAAACTGGACGAAATCGTTGCCAAAAACCGCACGCGTAAAGGATGCAGTCAGGACTTAA
- a CDS encoding ABC transporter permease: MGDIRQPTSDKPPRWSAKLLSWLGHPDTLEEVTGDMLELYRYRLKKAGKRKADWLYLADTIKLLRPFARQKKQIIYSSGNALDLVMIQNYFKIALRNLLKNKGYSAINITGLAVGMAVALLIGLWVFDELSFDKNHENYDKIAKVMQSQNFAGTIQTGDGLPKQLEQELRSKYGSHFKYIAITGGGGEHLLSVGDKKVTQIGRYMGPDIAEMLSLKMLKGTRSGLTDMNSVLLSESAAKATFGDTDPMDKIVKIDNKNAVRVTGVYADLPANSSFAGLAFIAPWKLLEKDLPEWLGWGNNWFDMYVQIGDHSEMDRVSAAIAKAKLDNIDQAESKYEPLIFLQPMRKWNLYSEFKNGVNTGGRISVVWLFGITGLSVLILACINFMNLNTARSEKRAKEIGVRKAVGSAKTQLAVQFLGESLMVVILAFMVSLLIVLVSLPAFNQLVNKQIALPFALPYFWLACIAFILLTGLVAGAYPALYLSSFKPITALKGISLKPKGGQLAGTPRKMLVVLQFTVSVTLIIGTIIVYRQVQHAKNRPIGYSRQQLLSSPLKSDQIIKHFTAFRNDLLNTGAVEEVTATDSPVTNTYVTNGGFTWKGKNPAMTDEFVTLRITHEFGKTVGWKIKDGRDFSREFATDSLGFVLNEAAVKYMGLKNPVGEMIQWGDNEKYKVIGVVKDLVTQSPYEPAKQTIFFLNYKRLNTVNIKIKPSASASTAVAGIQSVFKKYDPENLFQYAFADQEYARKFSDEERIAKLTTLFAVLAVLISCLGLFGLASFVAEQRTKEIGIRKVLGASIAGLWVLLSREFLLLVLISCLIAGPLAWYFMNGWLEKYTYRTEISWWIFAVSVLGAVLVTLVTVSFQAIRAALLNPVTSLRSE, from the coding sequence ATGGGTGACATCCGGCAACCGACTTCCGACAAACCTCCACGATGGAGTGCGAAACTGCTGTCCTGGCTGGGACATCCCGACACGCTGGAAGAAGTAACCGGCGATATGCTGGAATTATACCGGTACAGACTCAAAAAAGCCGGCAAGCGCAAGGCCGACTGGCTTTATCTCGCCGACACCATAAAGCTGCTACGACCTTTCGCGCGGCAAAAAAAGCAGATAATATATTCATCAGGTAATGCATTAGACTTAGTCATGATACAAAACTATTTCAAGATCGCACTCCGTAACCTTCTGAAAAACAAAGGCTATTCGGCTATTAACATTACCGGTCTTGCTGTGGGCATGGCTGTGGCGCTGCTGATCGGACTGTGGGTTTTCGATGAGTTGTCATTTGACAAAAATCACGAGAATTACGATAAAATCGCCAAGGTGATGCAAAGCCAGAACTTCGCAGGTACAATCCAGACGGGCGACGGCCTGCCCAAGCAGCTCGAACAGGAGTTGCGAAGCAAGTATGGCAGCCATTTCAAATACATTGCCATCACTGGTGGTGGTGGCGAACATTTGTTAAGTGTCGGAGATAAAAAGGTGACACAGATCGGACGTTATATGGGTCCCGACATCGCAGAAATGCTTTCCCTGAAAATGCTGAAAGGGACCCGCTCGGGGCTCACGGACATGAATTCAGTCCTGCTTTCCGAGTCTGCCGCGAAAGCCACATTCGGCGACACGGATCCGATGGATAAGATTGTCAAGATCGATAACAAAAATGCCGTGAGGGTAACGGGCGTCTACGCCGATCTGCCCGCCAATTCATCCTTCGCGGGTTTGGCATTCATTGCGCCCTGGAAACTGCTCGAAAAAGACCTGCCTGAATGGCTCGGCTGGGGAAACAACTGGTTTGATATGTATGTGCAGATCGGCGATCACTCCGAGATGGATCGGGTTTCGGCTGCTATTGCCAAAGCGAAACTCGACAACATTGACCAGGCAGAATCTAAATATGAGCCGCTGATCTTTTTGCAGCCGATGCGCAAATGGAATTTGTACTCCGAATTTAAAAACGGCGTCAATACCGGCGGGCGCATCAGCGTGGTATGGTTGTTCGGAATCACGGGGTTGTCTGTGCTGATACTGGCCTGCATCAACTTCATGAACCTCAATACTGCCCGCAGCGAGAAGCGCGCCAAGGAAATTGGAGTTCGCAAAGCGGTGGGTTCGGCCAAAACCCAACTTGCCGTCCAGTTTTTAGGCGAGTCGCTGATGGTGGTGATCTTGGCATTCATGGTTTCACTGCTGATCGTGCTGGTTTCGCTACCGGCCTTCAACCAGCTGGTCAACAAGCAGATCGCATTACCATTTGCATTGCCTTACTTCTGGCTTGCATGCATTGCGTTCATTCTGCTAACCGGCTTGGTGGCGGGCGCTTATCCTGCACTTTACCTGTCGTCGTTCAAGCCGATCACTGCATTAAAGGGCATTTCCTTAAAGCCAAAGGGCGGTCAGCTGGCGGGGACACCACGCAAGATGCTGGTCGTGTTGCAGTTCACGGTGTCGGTGACGCTCATCATCGGGACGATCATCGTGTACCGGCAGGTGCAGCATGCGAAAAACCGGCCCATTGGGTACAGTCGCCAGCAATTGCTGAGCAGCCCGCTCAAGTCCGACCAGATCATCAAGCATTTTACGGCATTCCGGAACGACCTGCTCAATACCGGCGCGGTCGAGGAAGTGACGGCCACCGACTCGCCCGTGACCAACACCTATGTGACTAACGGTGGTTTTACCTGGAAAGGGAAAAACCCGGCCATGACCGACGAATTTGTGACGCTCCGCATTACACATGAATTCGGCAAGACCGTAGGCTGGAAGATCAAGGACGGGCGGGATTTTTCCAGGGAATTCGCCACGGATTCGCTGGGTTTTGTGCTCAATGAAGCTGCGGTGAAATATATGGGCCTGAAAAACCCGGTCGGCGAGATGATCCAGTGGGGCGATAATGAAAAGTACAAAGTGATCGGCGTGGTAAAGGACCTGGTGACGCAATCGCCTTACGAACCGGCCAAGCAGACCATTTTCTTTCTTAATTATAAGCGACTCAACACTGTAAATATCAAGATAAAACCCTCGGCCAGCGCTTCAACGGCCGTCGCCGGGATACAATCCGTTTTCAAGAAATATGATCCTGAAAATTTGTTCCAATACGCTTTTGCAGATCAGGAATATGCGCGGAAGTTCAGCGACGAGGAACGCATTGCCAAACTTACCACCCTATTCGCCGTTCTCGCAGTCCTGATTTCCTGTCTGGGACTTTTCGGACTGGCGTCTTTCGTGGCTGAACAACGGACCAAGGAAATCGGCATCCGCAAAGTGCTGGGCGCTTCCATAGCCGGGCTTTGGGTACTGCTTTCCCGCGAATTCCTACTGCTGGTATTGATTTCCTGCCTGATCGCCGGCCCGCTTGCCTGGTATTTCATGAATGGCTGGTTGGAAAAATATACCTACCGGACCGAAATTAGCTGGTGGATCTTCGCCGTGTCGGTACTCGGCGCCGTGCTGGTGACCTTGGTTACGGTGAGTTTTCAGGCCATCAGGGCCGCATTGCTAAATCCTGTGACCTCGCTCAGGTCAGAATGA
- a CDS encoding PadR family transcriptional regulator produces MKRAFLGEFEELVLLTVAILEEDAYGVSVTQELEDKTGRTVGFSTVHSTLQRLEEKGYVSSRMGGATAERGGRRKRFFTVTPFGRKALREVKQVREDLWSALPPAALQLMGS; encoded by the coding sequence ATGAAACGAGCATTTTTAGGAGAGTTTGAAGAATTGGTCCTACTTACGGTGGCCATCCTCGAAGAGGATGCATATGGCGTTTCTGTGACTCAGGAGCTCGAAGACAAGACAGGCCGGACCGTCGGGTTCAGCACGGTGCATTCCACTCTTCAGCGTCTCGAAGAAAAGGGTTACGTCTCTTCCCGTATGGGTGGCGCGACGGCCGAGCGCGGTGGTCGCCGCAAGCGCTTTTTTACCGTTACGCCCTTTGGGCGGAAGGCATTGCGTGAGGTAAAACAAGTGCGTGAGGACCTGTGGAGCGCATTGCCCCCTGCCGCCCTGCAGTTGATGGGAAGCTGA